The Geotalea uraniireducens Rf4 genome window below encodes:
- a CDS encoding efflux RND transporter permease subunit, giving the protein MMRWIVSSSLKFRFLVIAIAVALMYFGIGQIRNMPVDVFPEFAPPLVEVQTISIGLSAVEVEALVTIPLEEAFNGLPGLDVMRSKSVEQLSSIKMIFKPGTDLLLARQAVQERVALASPGLPTWAAPPVMLQPLSATSRCMKIGISSKNRSVMDLSMITYWTIMQRLLRVPGVANVAIWGERIQMMQVEVVPELLKKHGVTLDEVKEATASTLDVGLLQFVDGHIIGTGGWVDTPNQRLPIRHVMPIIYKSDEVKPEALANVPVAVRNGKPLLLKDVAEIVIDHQPMVGDAIINDGPGLLLIVEKFPWGNTLQVTKGVEAAIDALRPGLPDVDIDTTIFRPATFIEMSLDNLSKALLIGSLLLVLILFFFLYEWRFALISCVAMPLSLVAAGLVLHLRGATINVMILAGFVIALGDIVDDAIIDIENIVRRLREYRKSGRRDKSLARIILDASLEVRGAIVYATLIEVFAIMPVFFLKGLSGAFFKPLAISYALALLVSMIVALTVTPALAFLFLRNAPLEGRESPIVRWLQSSYVKILEPIIRTPRPAYFTVGVIVLAGLVVYPLLGQSLLPSFKERDFLMHWLTKPGTSWPEMDRITIQASKELRDIPGVRNFGAHIGQAMIMDEVVGMYFGENWISVDPKVDYDKTLAKIQETVDGYPGIYRDVQTYLKERIREVLTGTSEAIVVRIYGYDLDVLRSSANKVKDALTGINGITDLHVEFHEKIPQIEVKVDLDKAHEYGIKPGDVRRAATTIMAGEEVGDIYIGKRAYDVNVWSIPAVRNSLTDVREMLIDVPGGGHVQLQNVADVRIAPTPNVVSHENLKRRIDVKANVKGRDLGSMVTDVKARLAKVEFPRGYFPELVGEYQERQTAQRNLLYVSIVAAIGIFFLLQTSFGSFRLAMLSFLTLPSALVGGVLAAYLGDRVISLGSLVGFLTILGVAARNGIMLIDHFQHLERHEGEPFGPGLVLRGARERISPIMMTALTSALAILPLVVAGSIPGHEIEHPLAVVVLGGLVTSTLLNLFVVPSLYLRFGRRKTETAAQNTQSDL; this is encoded by the coding sequence ATGATGCGATGGATCGTTTCATCGAGCCTGAAGTTTCGTTTCCTGGTGATCGCAATCGCCGTGGCTTTGATGTACTTCGGCATCGGCCAGATTCGCAACATGCCCGTGGACGTCTTCCCGGAATTCGCGCCACCGCTGGTGGAGGTTCAGACCATAAGCATCGGGCTATCCGCCGTTGAAGTGGAAGCCCTGGTCACCATTCCACTGGAAGAAGCGTTCAACGGCTTGCCGGGGCTTGACGTCATGCGCTCCAAATCGGTCGAACAGCTGTCGTCGATCAAGATGATATTCAAGCCCGGAACCGACCTGCTGCTGGCCAGGCAGGCAGTGCAAGAGCGCGTGGCGCTGGCGTCGCCGGGGTTGCCGACCTGGGCGGCCCCGCCGGTGATGCTGCAGCCACTGTCAGCCACCAGCCGGTGCATGAAGATCGGGATATCGTCGAAAAACAGGTCCGTGATGGACTTGTCGATGATCACTTATTGGACGATCATGCAGCGCTTGTTGCGCGTTCCCGGCGTGGCCAACGTGGCGATCTGGGGCGAACGGATTCAGATGATGCAGGTGGAGGTCGTACCGGAACTGCTGAAGAAGCACGGCGTCACGCTGGATGAGGTAAAGGAAGCCACGGCCAGCACACTGGATGTGGGGTTGCTGCAATTTGTAGATGGACACATTATCGGCACCGGCGGATGGGTCGATACCCCCAATCAAAGGCTCCCCATCCGGCACGTCATGCCCATTATCTACAAGTCGGACGAAGTCAAGCCGGAAGCGCTGGCCAATGTGCCCGTTGCAGTGAGGAACGGCAAGCCGCTGCTGCTGAAGGACGTGGCCGAGATCGTTATCGATCATCAACCGATGGTTGGGGACGCTATCATTAACGATGGTCCCGGACTGCTGCTCATCGTTGAAAAATTCCCATGGGGCAATACACTGCAAGTGACCAAGGGGGTCGAAGCAGCCATCGATGCGTTGCGACCCGGCCTTCCCGATGTGGACATCGACACCACCATCTTCCGTCCCGCGACCTTCATCGAGATGTCGCTCGACAATCTCAGCAAGGCGCTGCTCATCGGCAGCCTGCTCCTGGTTCTGATTCTTTTCTTCTTTCTGTACGAATGGCGTTTTGCGCTGATCAGTTGCGTGGCGATGCCATTGTCTCTGGTGGCAGCGGGACTTGTGCTCCATCTGCGTGGGGCTACGATCAATGTCATGATTCTCGCGGGGTTTGTCATCGCTCTCGGTGACATCGTCGACGACGCGATCATCGACATAGAAAACATCGTGCGGCGTTTGCGCGAGTATCGCAAGTCGGGTCGTCGTGACAAGTCGCTGGCGAGGATCATTCTGGACGCCTCGCTCGAAGTGCGTGGCGCCATCGTTTATGCGACCCTGATCGAAGTATTCGCCATTATGCCGGTCTTTTTCCTGAAGGGGCTGTCCGGCGCCTTTTTTAAGCCACTTGCCATTTCCTATGCGCTGGCGCTGTTGGTATCCATGATAGTTGCCCTGACCGTCACACCGGCGCTGGCTTTTCTTTTCCTGCGCAATGCGCCGCTCGAAGGTCGGGAGTCTCCGATCGTGCGATGGCTCCAGAGCAGCTACGTGAAGATTCTCGAACCGATCATCCGTACCCCTCGTCCGGCGTACTTCACCGTCGGCGTCATCGTGTTGGCCGGCCTCGTGGTCTACCCGCTGCTCGGGCAGTCCCTTCTGCCTTCGTTCAAGGAAAGGGACTTTCTGATGCACTGGCTGACCAAGCCCGGCACTTCCTGGCCGGAGATGGACCGGATCACCATTCAGGCCAGCAAGGAACTGAGAGACATCCCCGGCGTGCGCAACTTCGGCGCCCACATCGGGCAGGCCATGATCATGGATGAAGTGGTCGGCATGTATTTTGGCGAGAATTGGATCAGCGTCGATCCCAAGGTCGACTATGACAAGACGCTGGCCAAAATTCAGGAGACGGTCGACGGCTATCCCGGAATTTATCGCGACGTGCAGACCTACCTGAAAGAGAGAATCCGGGAGGTGCTCACCGGAACATCCGAAGCCATCGTCGTGCGCATCTATGGTTACGACCTGGACGTCCTGCGCAGCAGCGCGAACAAGGTAAAAGATGCCCTCACCGGAATCAACGGCATAACTGACTTGCACGTGGAGTTCCACGAGAAGATACCGCAGATCGAAGTAAAGGTCGACCTCGACAAGGCGCATGAGTACGGCATCAAACCGGGCGATGTGCGCCGGGCGGCGACCACCATCATGGCCGGCGAAGAAGTCGGCGACATTTACATCGGCAAGCGGGCGTACGATGTGAATGTCTGGAGCATACCGGCAGTGCGCAACAGTCTCACCGACGTTCGCGAGATGCTGATCGATGTGCCCGGTGGCGGTCACGTGCAGTTGCAGAATGTGGCCGACGTGCGTATCGCGCCGACTCCGAATGTCGTATCACATGAAAACCTCAAGCGCCGCATCGACGTCAAGGCCAACGTGAAAGGACGTGATCTCGGCTCCATGGTGACCGATGTCAAAGCTCGCCTCGCGAAGGTCGAGTTCCCACGGGGGTATTTCCCGGAGCTGGTTGGAGAATACCAGGAGCGGCAGACTGCCCAGAGGAACCTGCTCTACGTGTCTATTGTTGCCGCGATCGGAATTTTCTTTCTCCTGCAGACATCCTTCGGAAGCTTTCGCTTGGCGATGCTATCCTTCCTGACCTTGCCCTCGGCCCTGGTGGGCGGCGTGCTGGCAGCGTATTTGGGTGACCGTGTCATCTCGCTTGGTTCGCTCGTGGGCTTTCTCACTATTTTGGGGGTCGCGGCGCGCAACGGCATTATGCTGATCGACCACTTTCAGCATCTCGAGCGGCATGAAGGGGAACCCTTTGGTCCCGGACTTGTTCTGCGCGGGGCACGGGAACGGATTTCTCCGATCATGATGACGGCGCTCACATCGGCACTGGCCATCTTGCCCCTGGTGGTTGCCGGCAGCATTCCCGGTCATGAAATCGAGCACCCGCTGGCCGTCGTCGTTCTGGGCGGCCTGGTCACCTCGACGTTGCTCAACCTGTTCGTTGTCCCCAGCCTGTACTTGCGCTTTGGCCGCCGGAAAACCGAGACCGCCGCGCAAAATACACAAAGTGACCTCTGA
- a CDS encoding PepSY domain-containing protein, whose product MESSNSRFRKGAWSIAVVIVSVFTWFGSAGDLLAAAGNKPRLEQPVAKISGEKATEIALKEVPGKVTSVVIERKRGKNVYVVEIIEKSSGGEVDVLVDMKTGKVLGTER is encoded by the coding sequence ATGGAATCGAGCAACAGTCGTTTCAGGAAGGGTGCATGGTCTATCGCGGTGGTGATCGTTTCGGTTTTCACCTGGTTCGGCTCGGCCGGTGACCTTTTGGCGGCGGCCGGGAACAAACCGCGGTTGGAGCAGCCGGTTGCAAAGATCTCAGGGGAAAAGGCGACCGAGATCGCGCTGAAGGAAGTGCCCGGCAAGGTTACCTCCGTTGTCATCGAAAGAAAACGCGGCAAGAACGTGTACGTTGTCGAGATCATCGAGAAGAGCAGCGGAGGGGAAGTCGATGTTCTGGTTGATATGAAGACGGGGAAAGTGTTGGGAACGGAAAGGTAA
- a CDS encoding peptidoglycan-binding protein encodes MAKKQTIVLSGVLVFAAVATVGGWVASTRIQSPAEMAARAAPPVASPILVPVEKRVLSSNVVTRGTARFGLPQPISIVPSALKKDAGLIATLPLPNTQFREGDVMLTASGRPLFILQGKLPAYRDLVPGISGDDVRQLQQGLKRLGYHPGPIDGIYTHQTSIAVAKWYKSKGREPFGSTPDQLASVSTLELAWTDAKKSELTAVAAAAAAVPAVETARASAERNNKAAAAELAAKMADQRRFTVNPITGTPLGVETARATADEKNKAAAAELEARIAERALIALDPRQPATARKAADAKLEVARAVLRSSQLEGKMAVQAAERDDKLAAEQFKLAEAAVKSVRLEGEMAVRSAVDALKIAEFDAKIARDRTNRLAADLAKAERKLGVQVPVDEIVFIPELPVRVKEVTARVGDPAKGTVLSVTDNKLAIDASLPFDAAPLVKPGMPVAIDEQALGVKAKGVVERVADTPGTFGADGYHIYFEVRVIETSTPQMEGISVRLTIPVKSTGGAVTVVPISALSLASDGKSRVQVKNKGTLEYLVVQPGLSADGYVEVTPVDRTLEPGRLVVVGYENPEKRTPP; translated from the coding sequence ATGGCAAAAAAACAAACCATCGTCCTATCTGGTGTCCTGGTGTTTGCCGCTGTTGCTACGGTAGGAGGTTGGGTGGCAAGTACGCGGATTCAATCTCCTGCGGAAATGGCTGCGCGAGCAGCCCCCCCGGTAGCATCGCCGATTCTCGTCCCGGTGGAGAAACGCGTGCTGAGTTCCAACGTCGTGACGCGTGGCACGGCCCGGTTCGGATTGCCTCAACCGATCTCGATTGTACCGTCTGCCTTGAAAAAGGACGCGGGATTGATCGCCACGTTGCCTTTACCAAACACTCAGTTCAGGGAAGGGGATGTGATGCTCACCGCTTCCGGGCGTCCCCTCTTCATTCTTCAGGGCAAGCTCCCGGCCTACAGGGATCTCGTTCCCGGGATCTCCGGCGATGATGTACGCCAGTTGCAGCAAGGGCTCAAGCGCCTCGGGTATCATCCTGGGCCCATAGATGGTATCTACACGCATCAAACCAGCATCGCGGTGGCCAAATGGTACAAGTCGAAAGGAAGGGAGCCGTTTGGATCGACACCGGACCAACTTGCAAGTGTCAGCACCCTCGAACTGGCTTGGACTGATGCGAAAAAAAGCGAGTTGACGGCTGTTGCCGCTGCCGCTGCCGCAGTCCCCGCCGTAGAAACCGCACGCGCCTCTGCCGAGCGCAACAATAAAGCTGCTGCTGCTGAACTTGCAGCCAAGATGGCGGACCAGCGCAGATTCACGGTGAACCCGATAACGGGTACGCCTCTGGGAGTAGAAACCGCTCGCGCCACGGCAGACGAAAAGAATAAAGCTGCTGCCGCCGAGTTGGAGGCCAGGATCGCCGAACGGGCTTTGATCGCGCTGGACCCACGACAACCGGCAACAGCCCGGAAGGCCGCCGATGCCAAACTCGAAGTGGCTCGAGCCGTGTTACGCAGTTCCCAACTGGAAGGTAAAATGGCCGTCCAGGCCGCGGAACGTGACGACAAGTTGGCCGCCGAGCAATTCAAACTGGCTGAAGCGGCTGTAAAGTCAGTTCGCCTGGAAGGTGAAATGGCTGTTCGCTCTGCTGTTGACGCACTGAAGATCGCCGAGTTCGATGCCAAGATAGCCCGTGATCGCACCAACCGGCTCGCTGCTGACCTGGCCAAGGCCGAACGCAAGCTTGGCGTGCAGGTGCCGGTCGATGAGATCGTTTTCATCCCCGAACTGCCTGTGCGCGTAAAGGAGGTCACGGCTCGTGTCGGTGACCCGGCGAAGGGTACCGTTTTGTCGGTAACGGATAATAAATTGGCGATCGACGCCTCCCTCCCCTTCGACGCCGCACCGCTGGTCAAGCCGGGGATGCCGGTTGCCATTGACGAGCAGGCCCTTGGGGTCAAAGCCAAGGGTGTCGTTGAGAGGGTGGCCGATACCCCCGGCACCTTTGGGGCTGACGGATACCATATCTACTTCGAGGTGCGCGTCATTGAGACGTCGACCCCGCAGATGGAAGGTATCTCCGTGCGCCTCACCATACCGGTCAAATCAACCGGGGGGGCCGTCACTGTGGTGCCGATCAGCGCACTATCTCTCGCCTCGGACGGGAAATCGAGAGTCCAGGTAAAAAACAAAGGCACACTCGAATACCTTGTCGTCCAGCCGGGACTGTCCGCCGACGGTTACGTCGAAGTGACTCCCGTTGACAGAACGCTCGAGCCGGGCCGGCTCGTGGTGGTCGGATACGAGAATCCCGAGAAAAGGACGCCACCATGA